The proteins below are encoded in one region of Microbispora sp. NBC_01189:
- a CDS encoding DUF501 domain-containing protein, which produces MRPADGVRTGARTPRRAWGTARRIDVADQVDQADLAAARAQLGRPPRGVRAVAHRCPCGLPDVLETAPRLPDGTPFPTLFYLTCPKAASAIGTLESSGLMKRMQARLAEDPELAEAYRAAHEDYLDRRDRAAGEEGMEPLPRDMQSAGGMPGRVKCLHALVAHELAAPGVNPFGREALDALPRWWADGPCVPDDVTNDVTNGATNGATNGATNEATRTDGRTGA; this is translated from the coding sequence ATGAGGCCCGCGGACGGCGTCCGGACCGGCGCGCGGACACCGCGGCGGGCATGGGGAACGGCGAGGAGAATCGACGTGGCGGACCAGGTGGACCAGGCGGACCTGGCGGCGGCGCGGGCGCAGCTCGGGCGTCCCCCGCGCGGGGTGCGGGCCGTCGCCCACCGGTGCCCCTGCGGGCTGCCCGACGTGCTGGAGACCGCGCCGCGGCTGCCCGACGGCACGCCGTTCCCGACCCTGTTCTATCTGACCTGCCCCAAGGCGGCCTCGGCCATCGGCACGCTGGAGTCGTCCGGGCTGATGAAGCGGATGCAGGCCCGGCTCGCCGAGGACCCCGAACTGGCCGAGGCCTACCGGGCGGCCCACGAGGACTACCTCGACCGCCGCGACCGGGCGGCCGGCGAGGAGGGCATGGAGCCGCTGCCCCGGGACATGCAGAGCGCGGGCGGGATGCCCGGCCGGGTCAAGTGCCTCCACGCACTGGTCGCGCACGAACTGGCCGCGCCCGGCGTCAACCCGTTCGGCCGGGAGGCCCTGGACGCGCTGCCGCGGTGGTGGGCCGACGGACCCTGCGTGCCGGACGACGTGACGAACGACGTGACGAACGGGGCGACGAACGGGGCGACGAACGGGGCGACGAACGAGGCGACGCGCACCGACGGGAGGACCGGGGCATGA
- a CDS encoding PadR family transcriptional regulator, with protein sequence MDSSQLLKGVLDLAVLAVLAERDSYGYDVVRRLREAGLEDVGDASVYGTLRRLFKAGALNSYVVASDEGPHRKYYGLNDVGRSLLQNSATTWTSFAATMNDLLKEVASA encoded by the coding sequence GTGGACAGTAGCCAGCTTCTCAAGGGGGTCCTCGACCTGGCCGTCCTCGCGGTGCTCGCCGAACGTGACAGCTACGGCTACGACGTCGTACGCCGCCTGCGCGAGGCGGGGCTGGAGGACGTAGGCGACGCCTCTGTGTACGGGACCCTGCGGCGGCTCTTCAAGGCCGGAGCGCTCAACTCCTACGTGGTCGCCTCCGACGAGGGGCCGCACCGCAAGTACTACGGCCTGAACGACGTCGGCCGCTCGCTCCTCCAGAACTCGGCGACGACCTGGACGTCGTTCGCCGCCACCATGAACGACCTGCTGAAGGAGGTCGCCTCGGCATGA
- a CDS encoding FtsB family cell division protein, translating into MVATRPQLTGRAAILAVVVCAIAMSLAYPAREYVAQRRQIAQLEAQQANALSKLQRLEERRRRLEDPEYIKRLAKERLFYCEPGADCYQVLDEADGSTAAKAGSKPPERPAWYVTLWRSFEAADKGRPAAPAARPSPAQPGGQRESTAPSAG; encoded by the coding sequence GTGGTGGCGACGCGGCCGCAGCTCACCGGGCGCGCGGCGATCCTCGCGGTCGTCGTGTGCGCCATCGCGATGAGCCTGGCCTATCCCGCCCGGGAGTACGTCGCCCAGCGGCGGCAGATCGCCCAGCTGGAGGCGCAGCAGGCGAACGCGCTGAGCAAACTCCAGAGGCTGGAGGAGCGGCGCCGCCGTCTGGAGGACCCGGAGTACATCAAGCGCCTGGCCAAGGAGCGGCTCTTCTACTGCGAGCCGGGGGCCGACTGCTACCAGGTGCTCGACGAGGCGGACGGCTCCACCGCCGCCAAGGCCGGGAGCAAGCCCCCGGAGCGACCCGCGTGGTACGTCACGCTCTGGCGGTCCTTCGAGGCGGCGGACAAGGGACGGCCCGCCGCACCGGCGGCGCGGCCGAGTCCCGCGCAGCCGGGGGGGCAGCGGGAGAGCACGGCGCCGTCGGCGGGATGA
- a CDS encoding Ppx/GppA phosphatase family protein, producing the protein MMRVAAIDCGTNSVRLLIADVSGDDLTDVERRMEIVRLGQDVDRTGRLAPEALERTFTAMRGYAKLIREHASGEEAPVRVVATSATRDAANRADFVTGVREIFGVEPEVVSGDEEARLSFTGATRGLARAGAAAETPYLVVDIGGGSTEFVVGSRSVEGALSVDIGCVRLTERHLRADPPADGDVTAAVADIEAAMDRVEEHVPVRTARTLVGLAGSVTTVAGIALDLPAYDPARIHHSRIPAERVHEVSARLLRMTHDERAAIPVMHPGRVDVIGAGALILDRIVRRYGFAEVVVSEHDILDGIAWSLA; encoded by the coding sequence ATGATGCGGGTGGCGGCGATCGACTGCGGGACGAACTCGGTCCGGCTCCTCATCGCGGACGTCTCCGGTGACGACCTCACGGACGTCGAGCGCCGGATGGAGATCGTCCGGCTCGGCCAGGACGTCGACAGGACGGGGCGGCTCGCGCCCGAGGCGCTGGAGCGCACGTTCACCGCCATGCGCGGGTACGCCAAGCTGATCAGGGAGCACGCCTCGGGCGAGGAGGCGCCGGTCCGGGTGGTCGCCACCTCGGCGACCCGGGACGCCGCCAACCGGGCCGACTTCGTGACCGGCGTGCGGGAGATCTTCGGCGTGGAGCCGGAGGTGGTCTCCGGCGACGAGGAGGCCAGGCTGTCCTTCACCGGCGCCACCCGGGGCCTCGCCCGCGCCGGCGCCGCCGCCGAGACGCCGTATCTGGTGGTCGACATCGGCGGCGGCAGCACCGAGTTCGTCGTCGGCTCCCGGAGCGTCGAGGGCGCGTTGTCGGTGGACATCGGGTGCGTGCGGCTCACGGAGCGGCACCTGCGGGCCGATCCTCCCGCGGACGGGGACGTGACGGCCGCCGTCGCCGACATCGAGGCGGCCATGGACCGGGTAGAGGAGCACGTCCCCGTCCGTACGGCGCGGACGCTCGTCGGCCTCGCCGGTTCGGTCACCACGGTCGCCGGGATCGCGCTGGACCTGCCCGCCTACGACCCCGCGCGCATCCACCACTCGCGGATCCCCGCCGAGCGGGTCCACGAGGTGTCCGCGCGCCTGCTGCGCATGACCCACGACGAGCGGGCGGCCATACCGGTCATGCATCCGGGACGGGTGGACGTGATCGGCGCGGGCGCGCTGATCCTCGACCGGATCGTCCGCCGCTACGGCTTCGCCGAGGTCGTCGTCAGCGAGCACGACATCCTCGACGGGATCGCCTGGTCGCTCGCCTGA